gtagatatatttttttctcacctcaCTGGTTAAAGGGATACTGTAATCGTGTTCcttcaaaaaatctttttcttttcttttcctagGATATCAATAAGTGGTTGGACGATGCGCCTCGCCTGTCCGAATTTTCTTCGGGTAGTGACTCACCGGTATTTCATCCAGCAACGAACGAAGTTGTAAAGGCAGCAATGAAAACTGAAATGACAAGAAAACGTCCTCATCCTGCGAAACTTGTGGGTTCTCAAGGGCCCACGCGTGCAAAGAAAGTCCAGCGTACAATCGATCGTTTGCAACCTGGAAAAAGCAAAGgtaatttgttgaaaaaaccGCCTCATTTACCTGCTAACATCAGCAGTGATGTACCGGCGAATCAAACCACAGCTGACGCCAATAAAGCAAAATCTGATGGCAGCTATGAACCAAAACTTAGTTTGGGCACAGTTCTCAGGAATGCTGAATCCATTCATTCGATTTGTAAAAGTCTCGTTTCGTCTCCCAATCCCAATTTGatcgatgacgatgatgaggAACGAACAACAAGACCTACTTCGGCATTAGAAAATCAGGGAGCTGTAGATCAGACTGACAAATTGTTTTCTGGTAAGGAGATGGCAGAATCTAAAACCACTCCAAAGATCGAATCACTGGACAATGAAGGTAATACAGCAGtagaagaagttcaaaaacCAAAATCTGCAACTCCAAACCTCAGTGCGTGGTTCAAGGCGTTCGGTGCACCCAagtccaaaaaaaaggaagatgaCGCCGATGAAAACGCGACCGCGGATTCCAACTGCAAGAAGGAAACGGAAAACGAAATACAAGAAGTCAAGACCATCAGGCAAAGGAGGATGAGTACCGGCGGTAGCAGTATCAGCGAGTCCGTATCCAGCTTTTCACAGGAGTCTCCGCCTGGTCAATCACCGCAAACGCAAACTCCGCATGTTCCCAACGAAACCCCTGTCAGAGGTGCAGGCTTCTATCAGGATGCTTTGTCGTCTGGTAGCAGTCCGTACAATAGCCCTTATTACGCGACTCCTCCCAGGTACAGCGCACAGCTTCCCCCTACTCCTTCGCCGCAAAATAATCCGTCGTCACCAGTCTATCCCGTCGCAGCTCCCTACGAACAGACGTCGTCTCTGTATCCCCAGACAACTCCTCAGACCTCCCAGCAAGTTTATCCAAAACATTCCCCTCTTCAAGGTGCAACGGAATCTTATCGTCAGCCATCCCCTTCCACTTTTTCCCAAAGATCACCGCAGAGAATACCGTTTCCGCAAAATTCTCCCCAAGGTCAATCGTTTCTGCCGGCATTACCACCTTCGGTACAAAATGCCGCGTCTCCATACCCTCGGTCACCCCAACCTTCCCAACAAATATACCCGCAAAGTTCTCCACAACCGCCGGCAAATTATTCTCAACCATCACCTCAGCAGGCAACCAATTATTCTCAACCCTCGCCTCAGCAACCTCCGACTCCGAATTATTCACAACCTTCACCCCAACAGCCTGCCAGCTTTTCACAACCTTCCCCGCAACTACCGACCAACTATTCTCAACCTTCGCCGCAGACGCCCGCGAATTATTCGCAAACCTCACCACAGCAACCCTCAAGTTACTCACAAAATTCCCCACAACCACCCCAGACTTATTCCCAACCGTCGCCCCAACCACCTCCAAATTATTCTCAAACTTCTCCGCAACAACCATCTAACTATTCGCAACCTTCTCCCCAACAACCTCCTAGTTATTCTCAACCGTCACCGCAACAACCATCGAGCTATTCGCAACCATCACCACAGCAAAGACCGAGCTACTCGCAAACATCTCCTCAGCAACCGCCAAGTTACTCGCAGCCCTCGCCCCAGCAACCACCCAGTTATTCACAATCATCGCCCCAACAACCTCCTCCGAATTACTCTCAACCGTCACCTCAACAACCTGTGCCTGGTTACTCGCAGCCTTCGCCACAACAACCCTCGACGTTCTCACAACCTTCACCACAGCCAACTACTGCCTCGAATTTCCCACAGAATTCTCCACAACAGCGAACTGGATACTCTCAACCATCGCCGCATCAACCTGCTAACTACTCACAGTCGTCACCTCAGCAATCTGCAAGCTACTCGCAACCTTCTCCGCAACAGGCCTGTAACTATTCGCCAACTGCCCCATCGCAGGGCTCAAATTATCAGCAGGGAGCGGCTTCTTCATACTCTCAAAGTTTTCCTCAGAGTCCGTCTTACTCGCGAAACGAGACACAAGGGTCTTATCTACAGCCGTCGCCTGCTCCGAGTCTAATCAGTGAAACTGACCAGAGAGCGGATTACCAAAAAACACGGGAGGTGAAAACTCCCGCTGTGGAACAGCAATCAAACTTTACGAGTGAGAATGAAGGGCAAAGCGTTAATCAGCAAGGGTTTCAGTCCGGTGAACAATTTCCACCAGCATCTTTCATAAACAGTTATCAAACACCAAGCTTCGACAGAAACGTCACTCTACCACCTAGAGTATCAGATCAACAGCAACACGATCGACACGCTTTTCCCAGTCCTAGTGATAGTttgaatattcataaatatgcCCAACCCATCACACAACAACGAGGATTCGGATGCAAAACGTCGACTTCTGGTGATCAGTCACAGGTGACTACAGATCAGGCACAACTTTTGACCTTTCAACAAAATCTTGCCACTCACGAGTCACTTTACCAAACATCAGCCGCATTTCAGGCTCCTACATATCCCGTCCCAAATCCAAGCCACAGGCCCGTCTATCCTAGTCCACATTATTTTGACTCTAGTGGCAAAGCTGGTAACAATAGTAACAGTGGCAGTAATATTGCACCTGTGAAGAAACGAAGCTACAGCGAACAACCCGATGGCCCACGAAACTTTTCTCAGGAAACTCAGCGAATCCAAGATCAATTTGGTTTTGATGCAATGATGACATTGTCTCAGTCAGACCCAGGACCTGGTAGCCAGTTTGACGGAAACCTTAATTCGATAGTTGATTCCATGGCTTCAAATTCAGCTTATGCTCGGCTAGGCTTAGGGCTTGTAGGACGGACTACTGGAAAAGAACAACAACTTTTGAATATTCCAAGACCACCGTCAAAACCTGATCCAATTACTTATGCCAGGACTACTGGAGCTGCCTCGGATGTTGAGTTGAACCTATTACAAAGCTTGAATGCCACAAAGAGTACAGGAATCGTTCCAGTTTCACGCAGGGCAACTGATAAGACACCAACTTCTTATGGACCAAATACTGCGCCCACTGTTACTACAAGCAAACCTAAAAAGAGTAGAAAGACtaagcagcaacagcaacaacagcagcagcaacaacaaaaTGCAGCCCTAATCCCATCAAGTATCGATCAGCAGAGTGCTCTAGGGATTTCAGGCTTTCATCAATTCGCTACAAGTCAAACGGATCCAATTGCATTGAAAAACCCTTCTGTTGTCACACCTGGCGCTAGTGCATTCAATTTTGCAGCTCCGGGTACTACAACAAATGCCGCTCCATTTTATGACAAGGATGCAACAGCGGCAGCTTTTGCCTTCCTCGATGAAATACGAAATCCTAGCAACTACTATACCATGGCATTGagacagcagcagcaacaacaacagcagcagcagcagcagcagcagcaacagcagcagcaacagcagcagcagcaacagcagcagcaacaacagcaacaacagcagcagcaacagcaacaacaacatcagcaacaacagcaagtAGCTAATTCCTCACTAGAATCTGCTCCTGTCAACAGCAATAAGCTCAGTAATCAACCATCTCATAATTATCCACCTCCAAATCCATTCTTACACTCACAAAGAACAACTGCCTATGGACCACCAGTTCCGCCCTACGTTTCGCCACATGGGCCTAACTTAAGCGTAGATCCAGCAGCTTATCAGCAATATCTTCGTTCATTTTACGCGTTACCGCCACCACCTCATCATCACAGGCCTTCTTGGCTCTAGCCATTGAAATCTTAGAGAAATCAGCTAATCGACCAAATAATGCGACGGTCAATCTGGGGTTAATAGTGGGAGcacaataaattaaaaaaattttatggtaGCGTAGTTAGCAGCGGTCAAGAGTTGATAAAATGTTATACATATGAGAAACTTTATAAAGGATTACCAAACTCAAATTGTTCTAAATACTCGCACCATTGTTGTTAATTTGCTGTGTGAACAATGAGCAATGACACTTGTTCTTAAGTCGGTTGCTTGTACAtttaaaactttcattttAATCATTATGACACACACTATCATGAGCCATGCTTCTTCACCTCCTAGCTGTAATTTACTAGTTTTTAGTTGAAGAGAAAAGATAATGTCACATACTATTTTAGCTCTCTCCAGTTATTATCATCTTCATTCTTTCAATTATTAAGATTTTAccctatgtatgtatagatagATACAAACCCTAACATAATTCGCGAAACGTGCCCAAACTTTTATACGTCTTATTACGCTTTAAGCTTCTACCCCATTTATTTCCCTctgatatatattatatatgtaacaGCACACTACATACTATACCTATGTATTGTATAGTACACCATAAAAGTATGGATATAGAAAAACCAACTTATAAATTAATATGGGTATGTAGCCAGAATAAGACTTCTGTACTATATTGTAGACCCTTACATAAACGTGTATGTGTGCAAATAGTATACGTCAAAGTTTGGAGCTGCATTATCTCTGTACATAATACATATCCTTagataaaaatgattgtattATAAGTTATGATCATCTTCCATTTTATccatttcaatattaataattattattagttgAATATAGATTGTATATAACGAGTACCtaatatcgttgaaatatgTATGGGAAAATAAGAGTACTGAGTactagaaaaatataattatggTTACacgaatattataaataaatataccttGCGATTATTAAAGTAGAATACAGTTGGAACCAGTGTCGACGGTACCCTGACTattatgttattaattttttttatattttttttttttacccctacATTTACCTATAACTTTGAAAATAGAGTCAGGTGGATTGTGACAGGCATATATGcgtgtataatgaaaaaagaacTTTATGTACCAATATATTACAGGTGTGTAATAATCGAAATATTACTATACTATAACAATTACTATCATTAAGTTACATATTGAATATCGATAAAAGTGATGACAAaaacatatacctatatctagACATATTGTAAATGGACGTGTAATtctaatgaaaattaaaccaCGTTTTGTTATAAATCTCATCACCTATTGAACTACCGTGTAAATGCAAATCGACTCAATCCCGAGAAATGGTTTCATCCGGGAATTCCCGTAGAAATACTCAGAAACTTTCGCGGACTTTCGATAACGATAGAATCGTGGAGTCGGCTCCTAAAGCAGTCATTGCGTCACCCTTTATTGTAGTTATTTTCTAATCATTGTAATACTGCGAAAACGTCCGCAATctaacaatcatttttgataaTCATGAAGTCTTTAAAACTGCTTCTAATtatgtgaaatttgaaaatcacgcCAGCAAGAATGTCTTGGGCTGGATTTTCACGGGCGTCAAATTCACGCGGCAGCGCCAGCAAAATGTGAACCGACGCAAAGGAAAATGCCGCTAGTCGAAACCGACGTAGTTAGGCTAATGGATctcaattacatttttaatcgAATAATTTAGCAGTCTGGGATTGTGAAAGAATGGGCAACATGAAGAAGCGAGATAAAGTAGCTGCGTGATGGCGTATTCGGACtccgcccaatcgattcctctcgaaaaattacgtcgatgtAGTGcatcaaataattaatttacctatttttcataatcagtaaaattttaatcaaacaaatccaaaatcaaaaaaccttgcttttttttaaattttatgagttcggaaatttttcgtctcaaaatcATTTTGCAGGACTGTTTTACCACTAATCGGACCCTGAGGAATGGGAAAGAGGCATCACAACGAGCGTAAGATGAAGAGCAGAGGTAATTCTTCTGGAAGGAAATCTtacgtttttcggctgtaactcttgatccgttgctcgcaacATATTCCATAGAGCTTGGTTATAAGTTCTATAAACAGCTGTtcgagataaaagaaaataatctaATTCATTCTCATTATTCTAGAATCGTAATACGTGTATGgcattgaaatgaatcaagTATAGATAtcttttgtattattatttactgttCAGAAGAAAGGCCCTGGACACACCGCAATATCTTCAGTATGGACTATGCGGTAATAAACGTGTGAAAAGGCATCTTAATTTTGCacgtgaaaatctatcctTATGATTACCGATGATAACATGtgattccatttttttcgtataataGCAGTAgtcttgtaatttttatgtAGTCGTATGTATAGTCAGATTTTAGCTTATTTAAAGCAGGGGGTCTTTTGTTATCACAAGAAAATTTGTGTAGTCTCTGTAGTCTACAAAAATCACTGTGTCACTTTTTTCTAAATGGAAGAATCAATATATGCGCACGATATATCGGCATAAGATGATTATTACAAGAAATGAGATTGCTGGTAAAAAATCCCCGCAATCAGCAGGTCAAAATCgctataatttttatattttaaatatagtTACCCTCAAATACAGTTACCAATTTGAAAAGTCCCTAATATCCATGCATCCGTACGCCGTAGACGAACGTaattttctgtgaaaaaaCGAATGCAAATTATTAAACAAGTTGCTGTGATTGATGGTCTTACAAttagaggaaaaagaaacgaaaaaatatcgcGGTTAAACATTTGGCCTGCTTGGCATTTTAGTGCGCGCGTGATTTTTGACGCGATCGACAGTATTGCACTGCATCGATCATGTGATTTTACCGCAAGAGCGTGAATTCGCAACTAAAGCTGATTCTTGTCTCGAGTCAAAAGAATTTACACGCGAATTGTCACATAAACAGCCTGCAATCGCGCATTCGATGATCCTAATTCAACCGCCTAATTGTAGGCAACTTTGACTGGGCCAGTGATGATTTGTTCTCGCTGCGGGTCCTGTGGATATTCGTCGGTTTTTCTGTGCTTCATTTCTTGGAAAACGCTACAACTAATAATTTGATCAGTGTCGTTTCCAAGAGAAAGCAATTCTGACCAGTTACGAGTGCTTCAGGCCTCGTGTTGAAAAGATAAACAGctaaaaaaaactgtgaaatattttttatatttttgcagAGGCTGATTTGGCTGATGCTACGAATATTCGAGTTCTGTTTTGGAACTTTCTGAGCACCTAATTAACCGAAAAGGTGGTTGAGTAAATTGTctacgaaacaaaaattttactggtgaaaaataaaatatatgtataaataagaCTGGAACAAAATAATGTGGCAAGATTGTTGCGCTATACTACTCAGCATCTTCAATATGGCAGCTGTTACTGTCCTTGGCCAGTGTTTTTGACGTTGATGATGAACGTGTATTTTATCAGATAAGGATTGAATAAGGTTTTTGTTTCGTGTACAAACATGTAGTGAGCTAAATATTCAGTGACAAATGACAACAGACACCAAACACCCTCACCTCAATTACTTACACCTCTGACATATGACAGAAGAGAGAGATACACTCGTCACGTATCCACGGTTCCACGGTCAACATTATCAAAGTTCTCGGACCAGCTAGCAAAAAAACTTCGTTGCGCCCAAGGGTAAGCTTCTGCCTCTAAATATTCGCAGTTTTACGCGAGCAAGATTTTACCCTTGAACATCATTATCAACCTGacttaacctaacctaacttaacTATAACCCATTCAGATTACAATAGATTCCAAAAATCAAGTGAAATCTGAGAGTTCCCAAAATACGTACTCGAGGGGCTCAATATTCATGGTTGAAactattttgtaatttttctttgacCCTAGCTACTCATCACGCAAAGAAAAATGCcgttcaaatttcatctaaaaaaaagtcgacAGTACAATGTTATATCTAAGAATCAGTATGTAATTTGTGTCGAGCTTTTGGACACAGGATCAATAGAATGTACCTTGGATGTACAAAGCCTGGGCCACGAATGTCTGACCAATGTAGCGCAGAGGCTAGGTCTTGGACAGCCAGAATTCTTCGGACTGAGCTATATCTCTCATCATGGATCGCCAGCAACGCGCTGGGTCCAGATGGACAAACCTCTTAAACGGCAACTTGAAAAGGAAGCTAGAAGCTTTAATTTGCGACTTAGAgttatgtattttattaccGACGTCCAGCTCATACAGGATGAAATAACGAGGCAAGTCTGAAACCAATAGTAATGTTTTTACATCTCTCTGAAATTGGCACAGTCAGTTTCATTggcaaatatttattagtttaAACTTGGATGTGAAATGATCGGAGTGGGTGTTGGGGCATGCTTGAGAAATTTAATCACATTCCAGGTATCACTATTATCTACAACTGAAAATGGATGTTATCGATGGTAGAATTCACTGTAACTCTAGAGAGGCAAGCACCTTGGCAAGCTATTCGATGCAGGCAGAATTTGGCAATTACGACCCTCAACGACACACCGCAGAGTACCTTCAGCAGTGCAtactattttcaaaagtatgCTCAATCTGTAAATACATGTTACGCAACtatgaaaaatttcccttCTTTAGATCCGCCGCATTTACTGAATCCAtgctgtttctttttttccttcctctttTATCATCAGAACGTTATACAAGCTGATTCTAGCGGGCAAGACTCATTACTTTCAGCAGCCATTGTTCGATACAAGAACCTTTCTGGTCTTACACAAGCTGCCGCAGAAGAACTTTATGTGTCTATTGCTGTACATCTGGAGGGTTATGGCCGAGAAACATTTGCTGCTAAGGTGAACAACTAGAATCTACAGTTGCGACATACCATTCAAACCGTCAAAAGTGACTTTGTAgctaaatttattataatagtTATCGGAGTTCTTAGAGTGTTGTGTCGATGGCTCATTTCTGTCACACGACGTCTAGCTGGATAATAATATACGGATTCTAATGGAGCCATATAACATTTGCAGGATGATGCAAATAACGAAATCTTTCTTGGAATTTCAATGAACGGAATCATCATTGGGTACTCTAACGTGCAGCTGACATCATTTTACAGGTACAGTTTGTGGtattcaagtaatttttcattatttcaatgCTCAATCACTAGGACTCTctgtaaaaaatcataactcaTAACGCAGTTCTACCTGTATAATATGTTACAGATGGAAAGATATTAGCAATGTAATCAAtcataaaaaaacattcaaaatcGAATGTCAAGCTGAAAATGAAGAACCCAAGCAGTTTCATTTTAGTGATGCGCGAACAGCGAAGTATGTTTGGCGATTATGTATATCTCAGCATACATTCTACATGCAACACCAAGAGTCTAATCTCGTCAATAAAATGAGTAACAGTCATCTAGTGAGTatcatgaatatattttaatcaatttgaTATTCAAATCTAGATCAATTGCTTTATTTAgacgcaaatttttttctaggATCCTGATAATATTGATGTAAGAGATGAAATAAGAGACGTAAATATCGATAATGAAGCCAAAGCTACAAGTCAGGCACATTTCAATAGCTGCAATGATATATCCTCGTCGCCATTCCCTGTCGCTGCATCATCTATCAATATGGATACACTTCGTGCCTTACTTCCATCTTATAGACCGGCACCTGATTATGATACTGCCGTGCAAAGAAAATACAATACTGCCCCAAATGGTTCACATCACTATTACGCGAACCAATCGAATGTACATTCGCCCACACTTGCGCACGAAGTTTGTATGTCAACAATTATCAGCCCTGAATTATCGTCTCTactcggtaatgcagtgaaCAGAAGTAGATATTGATTAATGTAAACATACATTACGggtatttaaaagaaaaatgttgaatcaTACAGATAGTTTGTATCAAGTGCCTCTTACTTCGGATAGTTTTGCAATCTATGTAATAAATCTTAACACGTCGTAACGCATCAAaacgcagtttttttttattttattttttttatcactaatCCACGTCATTATAACGCATACTGTAAATTATTCgcattttcattataattttaaagGTACGATGAAACTGCTGTACGttttatcatatttatttatcaagaATAAATGCTTGATTCAGGAAACTtaatatcgtttttttttttatttattacaattgcAACCACAATCAAATTCGACTGTTTcgtatagaaaaaataatgaaaacgctttattccaattaaaaaatacataaataaccATAAGAATCCGACAACAGTTACCCTTCTCTTTCacaaacaaaatagaaccACTAGATACTACAAAACTTCCATGAGATCTTGGCGCGCAGCATAGTAAACAGTTGAAAACTTCCTATACAAACACTTACTTCTCTCTAACAAAATTATACTGTCGATCTTGAATACTGTTCGCACTATTTATTAGATGAAAGCAATATATGCATATGAAAATAACCGaccaatttttgtaaataaagaaaatagagTTGTAAACAGCTAGCAATAtcggaaattaattaaaagaTTTGTTTATGCAAAAACCATACACAATAGAGGAAATTCTTCTAGTCTGTGACGTGCTAAGTTGACTTGGTGAGTGTTGCTGGGTCCCATCCAGGGTGAAAAAGCTCCTTGACCAATGGCGTACAATGCTGCGAGTGCTGATCTTTCATATATTTAGTTGCCTGAAATTAGAAAGAATCGTTTTCTCGTATAGATTCTATTTGCCAGAGATGTGATCAGTTTTCCCATACATGTGCAATAATTTCATGGTTTATATGTTTACTTACTAGAAATAATGTCAGCTTAAGCCTATCAGAAAGCTCACAACTTTCCCCAAGATCTGATGGATATGTCACGACATTACCCCGTGCGGTCAGATAATTCTTTATCATTGCAATACATTCTTCATCGTTAACTCCTGCCTGCTCAAGGATAGATCCTGTAAAAAGCATTGAACAAACAACAAGGTCAGATTTCATGAATCAAGGATAAGCGATGAACAGGTCTCAAGCTTCAATGTTTATGTCACTTACGTCGCGCGTGTGGGCTTGCTACAGACAGAAATTTTCTAAGTAGTGATACTTCTGGGGTGCTTTGAAGTACGTGCGGGTAACGACGTGCCAGTAGCTTAGCCAATAAATGATTACCACGATTCCACGTGACGTTATTTTCATCTACATTGTCTGTACCAGAATTGTTCTCTGAGCTTTCTGTAACTGCGCACACCATTTCATCCTCCGTTCGTCTTATCAACAGCACTGGACCATGATATCTGAAAAATACGTCTACGATAATAATGAcgcataaaaataattcaatttctgaAGGTATTTTGCATCAGGGTTTGCATATTATCTCGAGTTTCAGGGAAAAATGAAGATTCAAGGTGGGGGTCTTCAACTGAGCATAATTGAAAATAGATTCAACCTTGAGCACATCTCTAAAACATTAACCTGACTAGTTGTTCAGCAATATTTAAATTCAGATGTTCCCTGACTGTAGTACGGACAAGTCTTTCAAGTGGTCTTGGCATTCTTGAAATTGCAAGTGGCAAAACATCGTCAAAAGTTGCGTCAAGGaccttgaaaaaatttcacatcgattaaaattacaaacagTTTGAAAGTTGGAAACTAAAAAATTCAGTTAATGAGAGATtgagattttcaatttttgtgtaATACCACACTGGAAACAGAAGGATAGTGCATTGCTGCCCAAGTCGCTGTGTATCCTCCGATGCTCCAACCATACAGTATTATCTGACTTTCCAAGAATCCCAGACGATGGATGGCAAAGCCCATCACACAATCGATTCCATTCTGTTCTTGCGACGGATATGGCAAGCCCTGTACCGTAactttcgttatttattatcaGGAATAAGGTAGATAGTACTTTTCTTTTGTTAGAAAAAGCGTTCAAAGTACTTGAGGttcatttcaaattctacCTGATCAACTAATCAGTATCTTATGGAATGCTATGATCCAAACAATGAGaaatatagcaacacgatcttATCTTTACGCATGGTGATGGGTAGTTTATAAGTGTCATATATTGTGATAGATACCGTGCTACCCCCAAAA
This is a stretch of genomic DNA from Neodiprion fabricii isolate iyNeoFabr1 chromosome 2, iyNeoFabr1.1, whole genome shotgun sequence. It encodes these proteins:
- the LOC124176099 gene encoding PHD finger protein rhinoceros-like isoform X1; protein product: MFPTFIGILDIQSWWEVPSIAHFCSLFRAAFNLLDFDIEDLEEALLTDGGTEGRLLQELIVRLLEGCLPNDTRNDISTFNYQMFLRRLFRKKCQEYGRDNPFNTDVDFELLPLRQKVEILRALCDFRLDAEDVEQSLDNLDSDSLRVEPLGHDRKNSAYWYFYGTRLYREDYIVQTKPDILRKQKGKLKDKRRKRRGRNRISQTEETKEETEQDSLLYEGSENGVLPTEQETIWQVVCFTHQDWSRLVEKFKNSEDDSERKLYRTLSEDFMPEIPRLFELKEKQQRHRLLQQNSTRVLRRRETTNRVEAAMVRAKAKAKIKGVKKSNSRSLKVIEEINQVSPTPSATATPVPKKGRQTNNSLASAVGQIVIHTEDELESLTGRRGGNRSGGGITSYHPSRYEYGVEEEERRVGMHKILESLKDHQDAWPFVDPVDEEYAPRYYSVVRKPMDLTTMEEKLEGGSYRSLGQFKRDFQLIVDNCRQYNGSDNEYTEMAINLQEVFDRAVDRYLESEQSSDEDPSIQVSLSPVSMCPASPSLTTKIILPQNSRKRNRNSVKKLKLSKSDKAKKDKYTSLEEPKSVETEENVALRSKRVKEKKNGKRAKRIKVEEVENDSENEITFSLAKRENQSDVEVCKMKTKQKKTVNFERVSSKVKKASPKEEQPDDSKRKSKKELKVQNEEIEDCEHDSQEILKSPARNRSKKSLKKELGDLLTKAKKSKKSDVKKNSVTFKVNGKQETFETNEKIKKNHSKKDSSEKKVIPVVCRESTITDTERPKGKDKKLKQYREKDLKGSVLKNSAQKKDSHKLEKKEDDTKYKKLVTSNKDLESLDSLKDIISERQREDKLKAQIEGEKQKKSIKKDSLHSRKVPSNGSCLRTVGKIDAIHLRSKDGPKDEPVKKSKLTQVKRSRGFKKEDSPGIQALNQATEQTLNDINKWLDDAPRLSEFSSGSDSPVFHPATNEVVKAAMKTEMTRKRPHPAKLVGSQGPTRAKKVQRTIDRLQPGKSKGNLLKKPPHLPANISSDVPANQTTADANKAKSDGSYEPKLSLGTVLRNAESIHSICKSLVSSPNPNLIDDDDEERTTRPTSALENQGAVDQTDKLFSGKEMAESKTTPKIESLDNEGNTAVEEVQKPKSATPNLSAWFKAFGAPKSKKKEDDADENATADSNCKKETENEIQEVKTIRQRRMSTGGSSISESVSSFSQESPPGQSPQTQTPHVPNETPVRGAGFYQDALSSGSSPYNSPYYATPPRYSAQLPPTPSPQNNPSSPVYPVAAPYEQTSSLYPQTTPQTSQQVYPKHSPLQGATESYRQPSPSTFSQRSPQRIPFPQNSPQGQSFLPALPPSVQNAASPYPRSPQPSQQIYPQSSPQPPANYSQPSPQQATNYSQPSPQQPPTPNYSQPSPQQPASFSQPSPQLPTNYSQPSPQTPANYSQTSPQQPSSYSQNSPQPPQTYSQPSPQPPPNYSQTSPQQPSNYSQPSPQQPPSYSQPSPQQPSSYSQPSPQQRPSYSQTSPQQPPSYSQPSPQQPPSYSQSSPQQPPPNYSQPSPQQPVPGYSQPSPQQPSTFSQPSPQPTTASNFPQNSPQQRTGYSQPSPHQPANYSQSSPQQSASYSQPSPQQACNYSPTAPSQGSNYQQGAASSYSQSFPQSPSYSRNETQGSYLQPSPAPSLISETDQRADYQKTREVKTPAVEQQSNFTSENEGQSVNQQGFQSGEQFPPASFINSYQTPSFDRNVTLPPRVSDQQQHDRHAFPSPSDSLNIHKYAQPITQQRGFGCKTSTSGDQSQVTTDQAQLLTFQQNLATHESLYQTSAAFQAPTYPVPNPSHRPVYPSPHYFDSSGKAGNNSNSGSNIAPVKKRSYSEQPDGPRNFSQETQRIQDQFGFDAMMTLSQSDPGPGSQFDGNLNSIVDSMASNSAYARLGLGLVGRTTGKEQQLLNIPRPPSKPDPITYARTTGAASDVELNLLQSLNATKSTGIVPVSRRATDKTPTSYGPNTAPTVTTSKPKKSRKTKQQQQQQQQQQQNAALIPSSIDQQSALGISGFHQFATSQTDPIALKNPSVVTPGASAFNFAAPGTTTNAAPFYDKDATAAAFAFLDEIRNPSNYYTMALRQQQQQQQQQQQQQQQQQQQQQQQQQQQQQQQQQQQQQQQQHQQQQQVANSSLESAPVNSNKLSNQPSHNYPPPNPFLHSQRTTAYGPPVPPYVSPHGPNLSVDPAAYQQYLRSFYALPPPPHHHRPSWL